Within Chlamydia pneumoniae TW-183, the genomic segment AAAAGCAGCTGCGACTCTTTCTGATCAATATGTTCATGGACGTTTCCTCCCTGATAAAGCAATAGATCTTTTAGATGAAGCTGGGGCTCGTGTCCGTGTGAATACAATGGGTCAGCCTACAGATTTAATGAAGCTAGAGGCTGAAATCGAAAATACAAAATTGGCCAAAGAGCAGGCCATTGGAACTCAAGAATACGAAAAAGCTGCAGGTTTACGTGATGAAGAGAAAAAACTTCGCGAACGTCTGCAAAGTATGAAACAGGAATGGGAAAATCATAAAGAAGAGCACCAAGTTCCTGTAGATGAAGAAGCAGTCGCTCAGGTAGTTTCTCTACAAACAGGAATTCCCTCAGCAAGGCTCACAGAAGCTGAAAGTGAGAAGCTTCTGAAGTTAGAAGACACGTTAAGAAGAAAAGTCATTGGTCAAAATGATGCCGTTACCAGCATTTGCCGTGCCATCCGACGTTCTCGAACAGGGATCAAAGATCCTAACCGACCTACGGGCTCCTTCCTATTCCTTGGGCCTACCGGTGTAGGGAAAAGCCTGCTCGCCCAACAAATTGCTATAGAGATGTTCGGTGGTGAAGACGCTCTGATTCAGGTAGACATGTCAGAGTACATGGAGAAATTTGCTGCTACCAAGATGATGGGATCACCTCCAGGATATGTAGGTCATGAAGAAGGGGGCCACCTTACGGAACAGGTACGTCGCCGTCCTTACTGCGTTGTTCTCTTTGATGAGATAGAAAAGGCACACCCAGACATTATGGACCTGATGTTGCAAATTTTAGAGCAAGGACGTCTTACTGATTCTTTTGGTCGCAAAGTGGATTTCCGTCATGCCATTATTATCATGACCTCCAATTTGGGAGCTGATCTCATTCGTAAAAGCGGAGAAATTGGTTTTGGCTTGAAGTCCCATATGGACTATAAGGTCATCCAAGAGAAAATCGAACATGCTATGAAGAAACACTTAAAGCCTGAGTTCATTAACCGTTTGGATGAAAGTGTGATTTTCCGTCCCCTCGAGAAAGAATCTCTATCGGAGATCATCCATTTAGAGATCAACAAACTGGACTCGAGACTGAAAAACTACCAAATGGCTTTGAACATCCCAGACTCTGTGATTTCCTTCCTAGTAACGAAGGGGCATTCTCCAGAAATGGGAGCACGTCCTCTACGCCGTGTCATTGAGCAGTACCTTGAAGATCCTCTAGCGGAGCTCTTGCTTAAAGAGTCCTGCCGTCAAGAAGCTCGCAAGCTACGAGCAACCTTGGTTGAAAATCGCGTTGCCTTTGAAAGGGAAGAAGAGGAGCAGGAAGCTGCTCTCCCTAGCCCTCACTTGGAATCATAGGAACGTCGATAACTCCACTACCAAGGCAGGTATCTCCTTGATAAAACGCTATTGTTTGTCCTGGAGTTACCGCCTTGACGGGTTGTGAAAATCGCACCTTGACCTCGTCACCTGAGCTATAATCTATCGTGCAAGCTTCATCAGGAGAACGGTAGCGGACTTTAGCGCTACAGTGACATCCGGATTTAGGAGGGGTAAACCAATTGAGCTCTCTAGCTGTTAATTCCCGTAGGTAGAGCTGGGGATGGTCTTCCCCCCTCACAATATAAATGCTATTTTCCTCTATATTTTTTCCCACAACATAACAGGGTTTCTCGGATCCTCCAAGATCAAGTCCTCGCCGCTGCCCTATAGTATAATAGTGAGCTCCCTGATGTTGCCCTACAATTTCCTTGGTATCCCAATCGATAACGTTGCCTGTTTTATTGGGAAGAAACTTCTCTAGGAACTCTTTAAAAGGGCGCTTCCCTATAAAGCAAATGCCTGTACTATCTTTTTTTTCTGCTGTGGGAAGAGCTGCTTGAGCTGCAATCGCACGAACTTCAGTCTTATTCATTTCCCCAAGAGGAAAGAGCACATTGTGAAGAGCACTTTTAGGAGTTCCTGATAAAAAATAGCTCTGATCTTTTTGAGGATCGCAACCTCTAAGGAGTTGGGTTTCTTGGAGCTCGGTATTTAATCGGCAGTAGTGCCCTGTAGCGAGGTAATCTCCGCCAAGTTCCTGGACTTTCTTTTGTAGAAGGTCAAATTTGATTTCTCGGTTACAAAGAATGTCGGGGTTAGGAGTGTAGCCTAAAGAGTATTCCTTGAGGAAACGAGCGAACACTCTTTCTCTATATTCTTTAGCAAAAGATACGGTGTAATAAGGGATATCGAGCTGAAGACATACCCTCTCGACATCTTCATAATCTTTAGTAGACGAGCAAAGGCCGCCTTCGCTATCCTCTTCCCAATTCTTCATGAAGAGGCCAATAACCTTATAATTGGTAAATTTTTTGAATAAATAGGCAACGACAGAAGAATCCACGCCTCCTGACATTGCTACAATTACAGTTTGTTGCATAATTTCTCTTACTTGTCTCCTCATAGGAAGGGTAAGGTTTTAAAAATTTGAATAACTAAGAGGCATGACTCGCTTACTAATTGACTAAAAATACCATTTTTCTTAAATTATTTCCTCAAATAATAGAGTTCTCTTTGTGTCTAGTACTTTAAACGGGGTATTTCCCTCATCCCTTCCGGAAGAGTCTGCTGATTTATTCATTACGAATAAGGAGATCGTAGCTTTGGGGGAGAAGGGCAATGTTTTTCTCACCCACTCCATTCCTATGCATATTGCTGCGATTACGATCTTAGTGATTGTAGCTCCTGCTGGAATCGCTATTATCTGTTTGGGTTGCTATAGCCAAAGCATTCTGTTGATTGCCGTTGGCATTGTTCTTACTATTTTGACTCTTCTCTGCCTACAAGCCTTGGTAGGATTTATTAAATTCATCCGGCAGCTCCCTCAGCAGCTCCATACGACAGTACAATTTATCAGGGAGAAGATTCGACCTGAATCCTCTCTACAGCTTGTAACCAATGCACAGAGAAAAACCACTCAAGATACGCTAAAGTTATACGAAGAACTCTGCGACCTCTCACAAAAAGAGTTCAAACTGCAATCAACTCTTTATCAAAAACGTTTTGAGCTTTCTCACAAGAATGAAAAGACAAATCAAAACTAGTTAGCAACGATTCGAGGAAACAACATGGCAACTTCCGTAGCCCCATCACCAGTCCCCGAGAGCAGCCCTCTCTCTCATGCTACAGAAGTTCTCAATCTTCCTAATGCTTATATTACGCAGCCTCATCCGATTCCAGCGGCTCCTTGGGAGACCTTTCGCTCCAAACTTTCCACAAAGCATACGCTCTGTTTTGCCTTAACACTACTGTTAACCTTAGGGGGAACGATCTCAGCAGGTTACGCAGGATATACTGGAAACTGGATCATCTGTGGCATCGGCTTGGGAATTATCGTACTCACACTGATTCTTGCTCTTCTTCTAGCAATCCCTCTTAAAAATAAGCAGACAGGAACAAAACTGATTGATGAGATATCTCAAGACATTTCCTCTATAGGATCAGGATTTGTTCAGAGATACGGGTTGATGTTCTCTACAATTAAAAGCGTGCATCTTCCAGAGCTGACAACACAAAATCAAGAAAAAACAAGAATTTTAAATGAAATTGAAGCGAAAAAGGAATCGATCCAAAATCTTGAGCTTAAAATTACTGAGTGCCAAAACAAGTTAGCACAGAAACAGCCGAAACGGAAATCATCTCAGAAATCATTTATGCGTAGTATTAAGCACCTCTCCAAGAACCCTGTAATTTTGTTCGATTGCTGATTAGAAAAATTCTAGTCCTTTCATCCCCCTAAATCTAGGGAAATCTTCTTGAAAGTCCCTCCTGAGTAGGAAAATTATTAGATAGTAATTTAAAAATTACGTATATTCCATTTCAATCTCTAGTAACGTTGGAGAATCTTACAGAACATGTTCAAACTGCTCTTCCACATCGCTGCATTTGCGGGACACGTACTCTCGACTCCTATTTTTATTGTTCAAGATGCTTGTGGAATTGATGAAGAAGCATGTAAAAATCCTCCTCCACGTCCTTTCTCTGCTCAGGTACAATACCTAAAGGTGAACGATGCTAAATTTAAAAAGCTGCCTCATCAAACTATAGGCTATCGTCAATACGATGGAACATTTCTCTGCACACTTCCGATTACAGAGCATTCTGGGCTACTGTTTTCTACTGGCTATATAGGTGCGGATATTCAATGGAAAAGCTCACTTCCTATTTCGGAGACAGATCCTAATGGACTTGGGTGGGCGACTTTCCAAGATACTTCTTTTTATAACTATGTTCTCCTCTCTTTAGGAGCTTATACACTCTCCTTAAAAAATTGGCAGTGGTCTATCATTCTTTCTGGGCTTGTGGATCCTAAAAATATTGAGATGGGTTATGGACTCTATCAAGGAGTTCTTTCTGGAAAATACCAGGCCACTGAGAAGCTTTCTGCTATTTTTGGCGTCATTAATGAAACAGGCCTCCATCAAGAGAAGGCTTGGCCTTTAGTAGGTGTTAGTTACAAGGCTACCGACCAACTAACTCTCAATTGCATCTATCCTGTGAATTTTTCTATTGATTACCGCTCGACATCTGTCTGTAACTTAGGGCTTGCTTACCGCCTTACAAGATTCCGAAAAAAACTTCACAAAAATCACCTAATTTCTTCTCGCGGCATCTTTGAATATCAAGGACGTGAAATCGAAGCTAACGTGAAGCTCACCCCTTGGCCGGGAAGTTTTATTAAGGGATTTTACGGTTGGTCTATTGGGAATGATATCTCGATAGCTGATGATCACAACAATAATAAAACGTCCCATACTTTTAAAACCTCCGCATTTTTCGGTGGTTCCGCTGTAATGAACTTCTAATTTCCAGTTTCCAGAAAGATTTTTTTACAGGCCCATACAAAAACTTCAGGAGATTTTGTCTACTTGTGTCTCTCATTTTCCTGCCTTTTCAGGAATTTCGATTGTCTAAAAACCACTATCCTCTTAGAATTTTTACATAATTTTTCATAAAATATTCTCTTTCAAACGGATATGGGATTCAAAAATATCTGCAAACAAGGCTCTCAGCTATACCTGAATGGCATTTTTCCGGAACGAATACTAGCTCGAAAATTAAAAAACTGTGCGAAGAGCTATCCCAGAACTGCTCTTACCATAGAAGTACTGGTATCCTCGGTCTTAGGAGCTCTTAAGGTTATCCTGATCCCTTGCGCTTCTACATATGCTGCCTTGACCCTACCCCTACGGGCTCTCTTTAACGCTATAAAAACAAAAAGCTGCCAACATCTTGCTTCGTATGCTATGGCTTGGCTCCTCCACATTCTTACGATTGCTGTGATTATCGGTCTGGTCTTTAGTCTGGTCTTTATCCCCCCTCCAGTTGTCTTTATCTCCTTGGGGCTTCTCATGTCTGTAACTACTAGCGTTACCCTCTTCCAAGTGCATAAAAATCTTTTCCCCCCGTATGAGCCTCCACCCTCACGACCTCACACGCCCCCTCCATTTGCTGATGAGTATGTCCCTCTCATAAGCGAGTCTTATTTCGACTAAAAGTTCCAAATAAAAATAACTTAAAGTTTTAGTTAAAAATCTGTTAAGATTTTAACAAATAAACTTTATTTAATAAAAAAGTTAAGACTCAGAAGAAAAGAGAACTAACTAAATCCTATTAAATCTTATAATAGTATGAAATATATCCTATGAATGAAAATTCATGGGCCTAATGATAATTACAGTAAGTTGATAGTATGAGCCAACCCCCTATAAACCCTTTAGGTCAAC encodes:
- a CDS encoding ATP-dependent Clp protease ATP-binding subunit codes for the protein MFEKFTNRAKQVIKLAKKEAQRLNHNYLGTEHILLGLLKLGQGVAVNVLRNLGIDFDTARQEVERLIGYGPEIQVYGDPALTGRVKKSFESANEEASLLEHNYVGTEHLLLGILHQSDSVALQVLENLHIDPREVRKEILKELETFNLQLPPSSSSSSSSSRSNPSSSKSPLGHSLGSDKNEKLSALKAYGYDLTEMVRESKLDPVIGRSSEVERLILILCRRRKNNPVLIGEAGVGKTAIVEGLAQKIILNEVPDALRKKRLITLDLALMIAGTKYRGQFEERIKAVMDEVRKHGNILLFIDELHTIVGAGAAEGAIDASNILKPALARGEIQCIGATTIDEYRKHIEKDAALERRFQKIVVHPPSVDETIEILRGLKKKYEEHHNVFITEEALKAAATLSDQYVHGRFLPDKAIDLLDEAGARVRVNTMGQPTDLMKLEAEIENTKLAKEQAIGTQEYEKAAGLRDEEKKLRERLQSMKQEWENHKEEHQVPVDEEAVAQVVSLQTGIPSARLTEAESEKLLKLEDTLRRKVIGQNDAVTSICRAIRRSRTGIKDPNRPTGSFLFLGPTGVGKSLLAQQIAIEMFGGEDALIQVDMSEYMEKFAATKMMGSPPGYVGHEEGGHLTEQVRRRPYCVVLFDEIEKAHPDIMDLMLQILEQGRLTDSFGRKVDFRHAIIIMTSNLGADLIRKSGEIGFGLKSHMDYKVIQEKIEHAMKKHLKPEFINRLDESVIFRPLEKESLSEIIHLEINKLDSRLKNYQMALNIPDSVISFLVTKGHSPEMGARPLRRVIEQYLEDPLAELLLKESCRQEARKLRATLVENRVAFEREEEEQEAALPSPHLES
- a CDS encoding cell division protein ZapA — its product is MSSTLNGVFPSSLPEESADLFITNKEIVALGEKGNVFLTHSIPMHIAAITILVIVAPAGIAIICLGCYSQSILLIAVGIVLTILTLLCLQALVGFIKFIRQLPQQLHTTVQFIREKIRPESSLQLVTNAQRKTTQDTLKLYEELCDLSQKEFKLQSTLYQKRFELSHKNEKTNQN
- a CDS encoding DUF5422 family protein — protein: MGFKNICKQGSQLYLNGIFPERILARKLKNCAKSYPRTALTIEVLVSSVLGALKVILIPCASTYAALTLPLRALFNAIKTKSCQHLASYAMAWLLHILTIAVIIGLVFSLVFIPPPVVFISLGLLMSVTTSVTLFQVHKNLFPPYEPPPSRPHTPPPFADEYVPLISESYFD
- the mnmA gene encoding tRNA 2-thiouridine(34) synthase MnmA — protein: MRRQVREIMQQTVIVAMSGGVDSSVVAYLFKKFTNYKVIGLFMKNWEEDSEGGLCSSTKDYEDVERVCLQLDIPYYTVSFAKEYRERVFARFLKEYSLGYTPNPDILCNREIKFDLLQKKVQELGGDYLATGHYCRLNTELQETQLLRGCDPQKDQSYFLSGTPKSALHNVLFPLGEMNKTEVRAIAAQAALPTAEKKDSTGICFIGKRPFKEFLEKFLPNKTGNVIDWDTKEIVGQHQGAHYYTIGQRRGLDLGGSEKPCYVVGKNIEENSIYIVRGEDHPQLYLRELTARELNWFTPPKSGCHCSAKVRYRSPDEACTIDYSSGDEVKVRFSQPVKAVTPGQTIAFYQGDTCLGSGVIDVPMIPSEG